A stretch of the Denticeps clupeoides chromosome 6, fDenClu1.1, whole genome shotgun sequence genome encodes the following:
- the elnb gene encoding elastin b isoform X2, translated as MEKEKTAAVLLLHVFLLLILSQRSQQGGVYIPTGGAGTGLGTGVGPGVGPGGLGVGAGGLGTGTGPLGGLGTGLRPGVGPGAGGGYGFGGLGGPGTGLSGGSLGPGGVVPGVGGGLGTGLQPGLVSPGGVQPGGVVHGGFGPGGVTPGGVGTAGLGPGGVGPGTVGTGGVVPGGVRPGGLLPGGVGAGTLLKPPKTGGVYGGQGLGPGGIGPGGVGPGGVGVGGIGPGGVGPGGVGLGGVGPGGIGPGGVGPRGVAPGGLGPGGVGPGGIGLGVKPGKTGYGGAGIGPGGLGTGLGTGAFGPGVGPGGLVPGLVGPGGLVPGMVGSGGLVPGLLGPGGVGTGPGGVGQASGIKPGKTGLGAGALGAGGLGAGYRPGVLPQTGLPGSGVGTRTVGKTAGKTSKIPGVGVPGLYQGGIVPGQGFGGQGVLPGVVTGSGLTPQTGAGVLGQGGIGANGGRGGFSGQQLPGIFRGYPLISPKTGAAGSKSKPKASKAAKYGVGVGGLPGVGGIPGAGILPGPGGVPGIGGIPGVGAVPGVGGVPGMGGVPGVGGVPGVGGVPGVGGVPGGGGVPGLGGVPGIGGGSGVGGIAGGLLPGAGIGSLGAHGLPGSGLGVGALPGSGVIAGGLPGSALGAGALPGSGVGAIPGSGLGAGGLGGYAGAKARKYGGLGDTRSTGGLPGSGIGGVPGSALAAGGGVPGGGLVPGGVPGGGLLLGGVPGGGLVSGGVPGGGLVPGGVPGGGLVPGGVPGGGLVPGGVPGGGLVPGGVPGGGLVPGGVPGGYAGAKARKYGLLGGPGGTGLAGGLGALPGGGLGPGGTLPGQLPGQGLGPGGVPTGGLVPGGVPGGGLVPGGVPGGGLVPGGVPGGGLVPGGVPGGGLVPGGVPGGGLVPGGVPGGGLVPGGVPGGGLVPGGVPGGYAGAKARKYGLLGGPGGTGLAGGLGALPGGGLGPGGTLPGQLPGQGLGPGGVPTGGLVPGGVPGGGLVPGGVPGGYAGAKARKYGLLGGAGGTGLAGGLGALPGGGLGPGGTLSGQLPGQGLGPGGVPTGGLVPGGVPGGYAGAKARKYGLLGGPGGTGLAGGLGALPGGGLGPGGTLPGQLPGQGLGPGGMLPGGLPGQGLGPGGVPTGGLVPGGVPGGGLVPGGVPGGGLVPGGVPGGGLLPGGVPGGGLVPGGVPGGYAGAKARKYGLLGGPGGTGLAGGLGALPGGGLGPGGTLPGQLPGQGLGPGGMLPGGLPGQGLGPGGVPTGGLVPGGVPGGGLVPGGVPGGGLVPGGVPGGGLVPGGVPGGGIVPGVVPGGYAGAKARKYGLLGGPGGTGLAGGLGALPGGGLGLGGTLPGQLPGQGLGPGGVPTGGLVPGGVPGGGLVPGGVPGGGLVPGGVPGGGLVPGGVPGGGFVPGGVPGGGLVPGGVPGGGLVPGGVPGGGLVPGGVPGGYAGAKARKYGLLGGPGGTGLAGGLGALPGGGLGSGGTLPGQLPGLGLGPGGVPRGGLVPGALPGGGLVPGALPGGGLGAGGIPGSGFVPGGLPGSGLGAGGLPGSGFGPGGAAVGGIVPGGYAGAKARKYGLQGGPGGTGLAGGLGALPGGGLRPAGTIPGGLPGSGLGPGGVPTGGLLPGGVPGGGLGPGGGLVPGGVAGGGIAPGGYAGAKARKYGLLGGPGGTGLAGGLGALPGAGFRPAGTLPGGLPGGGLGPGGVPGGGLLPGGVPGGGLGSGGVPGGGLVPGGAAGGGIVPGGYAGAKARKYGLLGGPGGTGLAGGLGALPGGGLGPGGTLPGGLPGSSLGPGGVPTGGLVPGGVPGSGLVPGSLRPGAGLGPGGVPGGYTNSKARKYGLLGGPGGTGLAGGLGGVPGGGLGPGGLGTAGLGTSGLATAGVPGGGVGLGGIPGSGLGPGGYPAGSKALKYVRGGFGVPGSGLGGGVGTGPGGTGTVAGGLGMRDLPGGGLGPGGQGIPAFGYGTGAGGYGPGSKAAKYGFGGVPAGGPGGVASTGQAGSLPGGSGGPGSVAGGPGGVPVAVPGLGTAGVLGGGGTVPGIGTGVGGVTGVGAALVPGANVSTPTSTRRPVTGVADGDTTPSNATRRPGVVTGDGTGTGPVIEGSGGAIGGGPGDGAGVTGGAVDGSLDGDGLVRVIGTGIPLLASEKPGGTRVPVPEIGAGVVRPSGDALPGTTPLKPPGFGGRVIAGRGDTPGTLEESPGGGDGGPGGVGISPTGKPPKVYQGTGGAGTLGFGGVGGIGTAGPIGTGGGTGIRYPTGAGVGLGVGKPGKVYAGAGAAGSLGGLPGSLGVGIGGPLGTGTGALGTGTGAFGGPAGTGFGGQGYGPSARKPHKSYGGPTGTGSVGGTGHSGVGVGPGGIGTSGVGIGPGGIGVGPGGVGIGPGGIGVGPGGIGVHPGGVGPGGVGVGPGGVAIGPGGVGVGPGGIGVHPGGVGVSPGGTGVGPGGNAGLGYGPGAVKPPKGYAGIGVPGTGGAGGLGVGPGGAGVGPGGAGGVRPGEGVAGPGSGTGDFDFQGSGSQDMEQELQSLEKQVMVQVPWVVKATSKGFLVQDMEVTNPTQDMVELEPEPQHSHLNSLKLPNMQAFRVSLEQEATEVALHAKTSTVCGREGSKEPGRRTDLMNNVVLLDDGECIFYNSARTIPFMCQMYLLFFNFLAFVFFTL; from the exons atggagaaggagaagacaGCGGCTGTGTTGCTCCTGCATGTGTTTCTCCTCCTGATCCTCAGTCAGCGCTCACAGCAAGGAG GAGTGTACATACCTACTGGAGGAGCTGGAACTGGACTGGGAACTGGTGTGGGACCTGGGGTTGGTCCCGGAGGACTGGGAGTTGGTGCAGGAGGCCTTGGCACTGGAACTGGTCCATTAGGTGGACTAGGGACAGGTCTTAGGCCTGGTGTTGGacctggagcaggaggag GCTATGGGTTTGGTGGCCTTGGAGGACCAGGGACAGGACTATCTGGTGGAAGTCTGGGACCTGGTGGTGTAGTACCTGGTGTAGGAG GGGGTCTAGGAACAGGACTTCAGCCAGGACTTGTCAGTCCTGGTGGTGTGCAACCCGGAGGTGTTGTTCATGGAGGCTTTGGACCTGGAGGTGTCACTCCTGGTGGAGTTGGTACTGCAGGATTGGGACCTGGTGGTGTTGGTCCAGGAACAGTTGGGACTGGTGGAGTTGTTCCTGGTGGAGTAAGACCTGGAGGCCTTCTTCCAGGGGGTGTTGGGGCAG GCACTCTTCTGAAGCCTCCTAAAACAG GTGGGGTATATGGTGGTCAGGGTCTGGGTCCAGGAGGAATCGGACCAGGTGGTGTTGGACCTGGAGGAGTTGGAGTTGGTGGTATCGGACCAGGAGGAGTTGGACCGGGTGGTGTTGGACTAGGAGGAGTGGGACCAGGTGGTATCGGACCAGGAGGAGTTGGACCACGTGGTGTTGCACCAGGAGGTCTTGGACCAGGTGGTGTTGGACCAGGAGGAATTGGATTAG GAGTGAAGCCTGGGAAAACAG GATATGGAGGTGCTGGAATTGGGCCTGGTGGGCTTGGAACTGGTTTGGGCACTGGTGCATTTGGGCCAGGTGTGGGCCCTGGAGGATTGGTACCTGGATTAGTTGGTCCTGGAGGATTGGTCCCTGGTATGGTTGGTTCTGGAGGATTGGTCCCTGGGTTACTGGGCCCTGGAGGTGTAGGTACTGGCCCTGGTGGTGTAGGACAAG CATCTGGTATAAAGCCTGGAAAAACAg GGCTTGGAGCTGGAGCATTGGGAGCTGGAGGTCTTGGTGCTGGATATAGACCTGGAG TCCTTCCACAAACTGGTCTTCCAGGCAGTGGAGTTGGGACAAGAACAGTAGGAAAGACTGCTGGAAAAACTTCAAAAATTCCAG GTGTTGGTGTACCTGGCCTTTATCAAGGTGGAATTGTTCCTGGTCAAG GTTTTGGTGGGCAGGGTGTTTTGCCTGGTGTGGTCACAGGATCTGGGCTTACACCACAAACCg GAGCTGGGGTTCTTGGTCAGGGTGGCATTGGAGCCAATG GTGGTCGAGGAGGCTTTTCAGGACAACAGCTCCCAGGAATCTTCCGTGGATACCCTTTAATTTCACCTAAAACTGGAG CTGCTGGATCTAAATCGAAGCCTAAAGCCAGCAAAGCTGCTAAATATG GTGTGGGTGTAGGTGGTTTACCAGGAGTGGGTGGAATACCTGGAGCAGGAATTCTTCCTGGGCCTGGTGGGGTTCCTGGAATTGGTGGCATTCCTGGAGTGGGTGCAGTACCAGGAGTTGGTGGTGTACCTGGAATGGGCGGAGTCCCTGGAGTGGGTGGTGTCCCTGGAGTGGGTGGAGTCCCAGGAGTTGGTGGTGTCCCTGGAGGGGGTGGTGTCCCTGGACTGGGCGGAGTCCCTGGGATTGGTGGAGGGTCAGGTGTTGGTGGCATTGCAGGAG GCTTACTACCTGGTGCTGGCATAGGAAGTCTTGGAGCTCATGGACTTCCTGGTTCTGGTCTTGGTGTGGGAGCACTTCCTGGGTCTGGAGTCATAGCTGGAGGACTCCCTGGTTCTGCACTTGGTGCAGGAGCACTTCCAGGTTCTGGCGTTGGAGCTATTCCTGGTTCTGGACTTGGTGCAGGAGGACTTGGAG GTTATGCCGGAGCAAAAGCCCGAAAGTATG GTGGTCTTGGTGATACACGTAGCACTGGAGGACTACCTGGTAGTGGAATTGGCGGTGTACCTGGCAGTGCCCTTGCAGCAGGAG GTGGAGTACCAGGAGGTGGGCTAGTACCAGGTGGAGTGCCAGGAGGTGGACTTTTACTGGGTGGAGTGCCAGGAGGTGGACTTGTATCGGGTGGAGTGCCAGGAGGTGGACTTGTACCGGGTGGAGTGCCAGGAGGTGGGCTTGTACCTGGTGGAGTGCCAGGAGGTGGGCTTGTACCTGGTGGAGTGCCAGGAGGTGGACTTGTACCTGGTGGAGTGCCAGGAGGTGGACTTGTACCTGGTGGAGTGCCAGGAG GTTATGCTGGTGCCAAAGCTCGAAAATATG GACTTCTGGGGGGGCCTGGTGGAACTGGATTAGCTGGAGGCTTAGGAGCACTTCCTGGTGGTGGTCTTGGACCAGGAGGCACGTTACCTGGACAATTACCAGGACAAGGCCTTGGACCAGGTGGTGTACCAACAGGTGGACTTGTACCAGGTGGAGTACCAGGAGGTGGGCTTGTACCAGGTGGAGTGCCAGGAGGTGGACTTGTACCGGGTGGAGTGCCAGGAGGTGGACTTGTTCCGGGTGGAGTGCCAGGAGGTGGACTTGTACCGGGTGGAGTGCCAGGAGGTGGGCTTGTACCTGGTGGAGTGCCAGGAGGTGGGCTTGTACCTGGTGGAGTGCCAGGAGGTGGGCTTGTACCTGGTGGAGTGCCAGGAG GTTATGCTGGTGCCAAAGCTCGAAAATATG GTCTTCTGGGGGGGCCTGGTGGAACTGGATTAGCTGGAGGCTTAGGAGCACTTCCTGGTGGTGGTCTTGGACCAGGAGGCACATTACCTGGACAATTACCAGGACAAGGCCTTGGACCAGGTGGTGTACCAACAGGTGGACTTGTACCAGGTGGAGTACCAGGAGGTGGGCTTGTACCAGGTGGAGTGCCAGGAG GTTATGCTGGAGCCAAAGCTCGAAAATATG GTCTTCTGGGGGGGGCTGGTGGAACTGGATTAGCTGGAGGCTTAGGAGCACTTCCTGGTGGTGGTCTTGGACCAGGAGGCACATTATCTGGACAATTACCAGGACAAGGGCTTGGACCAGGAGGTGTACCAACAGGTGGACTTGTACCGGGTGGAGTGCCAGGAG GTTATGCTGGAGCCAAAGCTCGAAAATATG GTCTTCTGGGGGGACCTGGTGGAACTGGATTAGCTGGAGGTTTAGGAGCACTTCCTGGTGGTGGTCTTGGACCAGGAGGCACGTTACCTGGACAATTACCAGGACAAGGGCTTGGACCAGGAGGCATGTTACCTGGAGGATTACCAGGACAAGGGCTTGGACCAGGAGGTGTACCAACAGGTGGACTTGTACCAGGTGGAGTACCAGGAGGTGGGCTAGTACCTGGTGGAGTGCCAGGAGGTGGACTTGTACCAGGTGGAGTGCCAGGAGGTGGACTTTTACCAGGTGGAGTGCCAGGAGGTGGACTTGTACCAGGTGGAGTGCCAGGAG GTTATGCTGGAGCCAAAGCTCGAAAATATG GTCTTCTGGGGGGACCTGGTGGAACTGGATTAGCTGGAGGCTTAGGAGCACTTCCTGGTGGTGGTCTTGGACCAGGAGGCACATTACCTGGACAATTACCAGGACAAGGGCTTGGACCAGGAGGCATGTTACCTGGAGGATTACCAGGACAAGGGCTTGGACCAGGAGGTGTACCAACAGGTGGACTTGTACCAGGTGGAGTACCAGGAGGTGGGCTAGTACCTGGTGGAGTGCCAGGAGGTGGACTTGTACCAGGTGGAGTGCCAGGAGGTGGACTTGTACCGGGTGGAGTACCAGGAGGTGGAATTGTACCAGGTGTAGTGCCAGGAG GTTATGCTGGAGCCAAAGCTCGAAAATATG GTCTTCTGGGGGGACCTGGTGGAACTGGATTAGCTGGAGGCTTAGGAGCACTTCCTGGTGGTGGTCTTGGACTAGGAGGCACGTTACCTGGACAATTACCAGGACAAGGGCTTGGACCAGGTGGTGTACCAACAGGTGGACTTGTACCAGGTGGAGTACCAGGAGGTGGGCTTGTACCAGGTGGAGTGCCAGGAGGTGGACTTGTACCAGGTGGAGTACCAGGAGGTGGGCTAGTACCTGGTGGAGTGCCAGGAGGTGGATTTGTACCAGGTGGAGTGCCAGGAGGTGGGCTAGTACCTGGTGGAGTGCCAGGAGGTGGACTTGTACCAGGTGGAGTGCCAGGAGGTGGACTTGTACCAGGTGGAGTGCCAGGAG GTTATGCTGGAGCCAAAGCTCGAAAATATG GTCTTCTGGGGGGGCCTGGTGGAACTGGATTAGCTGGAGGTTTAGGAGCACTTCCTGGTGGTGGTCTTGGATCAGGAGGCACGTTACCTGGACAATTACCAGGACTAGGGCTTGGACCAGGAGGTGTACCAAGAGGTGGACTTGTACCAGGTGCACTACCAGGAGGTGGACTTGTACCAGGTGCACTACCAGGAg GTGGTCTTGGAGCAGGAGGCATCCCAGGAAGTGGATTTGTACCAGGTGGATTACCAGGATCTGGACTTGGAGCAGGTGGATTACCAGGATCTGGATTTGGACCTGGTGGAGCTGCAGTAGGTGGAATTGTACCCGGAG GTTATGCTGGTGCCAAAGCTCGGAAATACG GTCTCCAAGGAGGACCTGGTGGAACTGGATTAGCTGGAGGTTTAGGAGCACTTCCTGGTGGTGGCCTTCGACCAGCAGGCACTATACCTGGAGGATTACCAGGAAGTGGCCTTGGACCAGGAGGTGTACCAACAGGTGGACTTCTACCAGGTGGAGTGCCAGGAG GTGGTCTTGGACCAGGAGGTGGACTTGTACCAGGTGGAGTTGCAGGAGGTGGAATTGCACCAGGAG GTTATGCTGGTGCCAAAGCTCGGAAATACG GTCTTCTGGGTGGACCTGGTGGAACTGGATTAGCTGGAGGTTTAGGAGCACTTCCTGGTGCTGGTTTTAGACCAGCAGGCACTTTACCTGGAGGATTACCAGGAGGTGGACTTGGACCAGGAGGTGTACCAGGAGGTGGACTTCTACCAGGTGGAGTCCCAGGAG GTGGTCTTGGATCAGGAGGTGTCCCAGGAGGTGGACTTGTAccaggtggagctgcaggaggtGGAATTGTACCAGGAG GTTATGCTGGTGCCAAAGCTCGAAAATATG GTCTTCTGGGGGGGCCTGGTGGAACTGGATTAGCTGGTGGTTTAGGAGCACTTCCTGGTGGTGGTCTTGGACCAGGAGGCACTTTACCTGGAGGATTACCAGGAAGCAGCCTTGGACCAGGAGGTGTACCAACAGGTGGGCTTGTACCAGGTGGAGTAccaggaagtggacttgtaccAG GCAGTCTTAGACCAGGTGCTGGGCTTGGACCAGGTGGAGTTCCAGGAG GATACACTAATTCCAAAGCCCGGAAATATG GTCTACTAGGTGGGCCTGGGGGAACTGGATTAGCTGGAGGCTTGGGAGGGGTGCCTGGTGGTGGTCTTGGCCCGGGGGGTCTTGGAACGGCAGGACTTGGAACAAGTGGTCTTGCAACAGCAGGAGTACCAGGAGGAGGTGTTGGACTAGGTGGTATCCCTGGAAGTGGGCTTGGTCCAGGAG GATATCCAGCAGGATctaaagcattaaaatatg TGCGTGGCGGTTTTGGAGTTCCTGGTTCCGGATTAGGTGGGGGAGTTGGAACAGGGCCAGGTGGAACAGGGACTGTTGCTGGAGGACTTGGAATGAGAGACTTGCCTGGAGGTGGTTTAGGACCTGGAGGTCAAGGCATACCTGCATTTGGATATGGAACTGGTGCTGGAG GGTATGGTCCTGGCTCGAAAGCTGCTAAATATG GATTTGGTGGAGTACCTGCTGGAGGACCAGGGGGTGTTGCCAGTACTGGACAAGCTG GCAGTCTGCCTGGAGGTTCTGGCGGGCCAGGGTCCGTGGCTGGTGGCCCAGGTGGTGTACCAGTAGCAGTGCCAG GACTGGGCACAGCAGGGGTGCTTGGGggaggagggactgtccctggaataGGAACTGGAGTTGGAG GTGTGACAGGTGTAGGTGCAGCTCTAGTTCCAGGAGCAAATGTCAGCACCCCCACATCTACAAGAAGACCTGTAACAGGAGTGGCAGATGGAG ACACAACCCCTTCAAATGCAACTAGGAGACCTGGAGTTGTGACAGGCGACGGGACAGGAACCGGCCCTG TGATTGAGGGCTCTGGAGGCGCAATTGGGGGAGGTCCTGGGGATG GTGCTGGTGTGACTGGTGGTGCAGTTGATGGGAGCCTGGATGGTGATGGCTTGGTCAGAGTAATTGGAACAGGAATACCTCTCCTTGCTAGTGAAAAACCAG GCGGAACAAGAGTTCCAGTACCTGAGA TTGGAGCTGGAGTTGTACGTCCTAGTG gggATGCCTTGCCTGGAACAACACCACTGAAACCTCCAG GTTTTGGAGGAAGAGTGATAGCTGGAAGGGGTGATACCCCAGGCACTTTGGAAGAAAGCCCtggtggaggtgatggaggTCCAGGTGGAGTTGGCATTAGTCCTACAGGAAAACCTCCTAAag TCTATCAGGGTACTGGTGGAGCAGGAACTCTGGGCTTTGGAGGAGTAGGTGGCATAGGAACTGCAGGTCCTATTGGAACTGGTGGGGGTACAG GCATTAGGTATCCAACAGGAGCTGGTGTGGGTCTTGGTGTTGGAAAGCCAGGAAAAG TTTATGCAGGAGCTGGGGCTGCTGGTTCATTGGGTGGCCTACCTGGAAGCCTAGGGGTTGGTATAGGAGGTCCACTTGGTACAGGGACAGGTGCTTTAGGTACTGGAACAGGAGCATTTGGTGGACCTGCAGGGACTGGATTTGGGG GTCAGGGCTATGGTCCAAGTGCAAGAAAGCCGCATAAAA gcTACGGAGGACCAACTGGAACAGGAAGTGTTGGCGGCACTGGCCATAGTGGAGTTGGGGTAGGTCCTGGTGGGATTGGAACTAGTGGGGTGGGAATAGGACCTGGAGGAATCGGAGTAGGGCCTGGTGGAGTTGGAATTGGTCCTGGAGGAATCGGAGTAGGTCCTGGAGGAATTGGAGTACATCCTGGAGGAGTTGGTCCTGGAGGAGTTGGAGTTGGACCTGGTGGAGTTGCCATTGGACCTGGAGGAGTTGGAGTTGGTCCAGGAGGTATCGGAGTACATCCTGGTGGAGTTGGTGTCAGCCCTGGTGGAACTGGAGTAGGTCCTGGTGGAAATGCAG gtCTGGGATATGGCCCTGGTGCAGTGAAACCCCCCAAAG GCTATGCTGGTATAGGCGTTCCAGGGACAGGTGGAGCTGGTGGACTTGGAGTAGgtcctggaggagctggtgtaggtcctggaggagctgggggTGTGCGACCAGGTGAGGGTGTAGCAGGACCTGGAAGTGGAACTGGAG ATTTTGATTTTCAGGGCTCAGGTTCCCAGGATATGGAGCAGGAGCTACAAAGCCTGGAAAAACAG GTTATGGTGCAGGTGCCCTGGGTAGTCAAGGCTACCAGCAag GGGTTTCTGGTACAGGATATGGAAGTTACCAACCCTACCCAG GATATGGTGGAACTGGAGCCGGAACCCCAGCACTCTCACCTCAACAGT CTAAAGCTGCCAAATATGCAGGCCTTCAGGGTTTCCTTGGAGCAGGAGGCTACAGAG GTGGCGCTGCATGCCAAGACAAGTACTGTGTGCGGCAGAGAAGGAAGTAAAGAGCCCGGAAGAAGAACTGACCTCATGAACAACGTGGTGCTACTGGATGATGgagaatgtattttttacaacTCAGCCAGAACGATCCCATTCATGTGCCAAATGTATTTActgttttttaactttttagcttttgttttctttaccCTGTAA